The Nitrospira tepida genome includes a window with the following:
- a CDS encoding ABC transporter ATP-binding protein → MNDGQHNGDAVADERHSLFATAGVQTMTSTPMYEVRSLSLCYPADNPDRLLWAVRELTFDIRAGEFVGIVGPNGSGKTSLLKLLGKVLRPKAGTIRLRGRDLATIPQDEVARTVAMVPQESHQVFPFTVLETVLMGRHPHHGSTWRAGFRWEDEEDLDIAREAMEATDVAHLQDRAVTDLSGGERQRCWIARALAQAPQVLLLDEPTAFLDLPHQIDISALLRRLADRQGLTLLMISHDLNMAGQYADRMLMMKEGALVAAGTPEEVIRPDVLKAVYGCDVLVDRHPESGRPRVTLPAWMRRPT, encoded by the coding sequence GTGAACGATGGGCAACACAACGGGGATGCGGTTGCCGATGAACGGCACTCATTGTTTGCGACCGCGGGCGTTCAGACCATGACCTCGACACCGATGTATGAAGTTCGGTCCTTGAGCCTTTGTTATCCGGCGGACAATCCAGACAGGCTGCTGTGGGCTGTGCGAGAGCTGACCTTCGACATCCGAGCCGGTGAATTTGTCGGGATCGTCGGCCCGAACGGGTCTGGCAAGACCTCGCTGCTGAAACTGCTGGGCAAAGTCCTCCGCCCGAAGGCCGGTACCATCCGCTTGCGCGGACGCGATCTGGCGACGATCCCGCAGGACGAGGTCGCCCGCACGGTGGCAATGGTGCCACAGGAGAGTCATCAGGTCTTTCCCTTCACCGTTCTCGAAACGGTTCTCATGGGCCGGCATCCGCATCATGGATCGACGTGGCGCGCCGGGTTCAGGTGGGAAGATGAGGAGGACCTCGACATCGCAAGGGAGGCGATGGAGGCCACGGATGTCGCCCACCTGCAGGATCGCGCCGTGACGGACCTCTCGGGAGGGGAACGGCAGCGCTGCTGGATCGCCCGCGCGCTGGCGCAGGCGCCGCAGGTCCTGCTGCTGGATGAGCCGACCGCGTTTCTGGACCTGCCGCACCAGATCGACATCAGCGCGCTCCTGCGCCGACTGGCAGATCGACAGGGGCTGACCCTGCTGATGATCTCTCACGATCTAAACATGGCCGGTCAGTATGCCGATCGAATGTTGATGATGAAGGAGGGAGCGCTAGTCGCCGCCGGCACGCCGGAGGAGGTGATCCGGCCGGACGTGCTCAAGGCCGTCTATGGATGCGACGTGCTGGTCGACCGCCATCCTGAGTCCGGACGGCCGCGGGTGACGTTGCCGGCGTGGATGCGACGACCGACGTAA
- a CDS encoding FecCD family ABC transporter permease — MRQTDGMMPRPSVHRDVAQEMAELEQHSRPQSGPANRPAPRTMDGSHRIAGSRSRRAFRVLGLLTTGLILLMILCLQFGTEYIGLQRMADLILHALRRGDWGRESIGTSGMILFHVRLPRVLLSVIVGASLACVGVVLQALLRNPLADPYVVGVSSGAAFGAALAILFGIGTSFLALTALPLCAFAGGLLSLLLVYRLGATQGRLSIHSLLLAGVILNAIFSALIMFSTLLMDPNRSFGLMAWLMGTLTLQVSPGLTVLLGYILVGLALLLTQLRSLNLMTLGEEAARSCGVDTERVKKRLFVTSALVTGAVVSVSGMIGFVGMVVPHAVRLLFGADHRLLFPASALVGGMALLVADTAARTLLAPTEIPVGIVTALAGGPLFLYLLLWRRDRLA; from the coding sequence GTGAGGCAGACAGACGGCATGATGCCGCGCCCGTCCGTCCATCGAGACGTGGCGCAGGAGATGGCGGAGCTGGAGCAGCATTCCCGACCACAGTCCGGACCAGCGAATCGGCCTGCGCCGCGGACCATGGACGGCAGCCACCGGATCGCGGGCAGCCGGAGCAGGAGAGCGTTCAGGGTTCTCGGCCTGCTCACGACCGGACTGATCCTGCTGATGATCCTTTGTCTCCAATTCGGGACCGAATATATCGGGCTCCAGCGGATGGCGGATCTCATCCTACACGCACTCAGGCGGGGCGACTGGGGCCGCGAGTCGATCGGGACGAGCGGCATGATCCTGTTTCACGTGCGGCTGCCGCGCGTCCTGTTGAGCGTGATCGTCGGGGCGTCGCTGGCCTGCGTCGGCGTCGTGCTTCAAGCCTTGCTCCGCAACCCCCTGGCCGATCCCTATGTCGTCGGGGTATCGAGCGGCGCCGCGTTCGGGGCGGCGCTGGCGATCCTCTTCGGCATTGGGACCTCGTTCCTGGCCCTCACGGCGCTTCCGCTCTGCGCTTTCGCCGGAGGGTTGCTGTCGCTGCTGCTCGTGTATCGATTGGGCGCGACCCAAGGCCGCCTCTCGATCCACAGCCTCCTGTTGGCCGGCGTGATTCTGAACGCGATCTTCTCGGCGCTGATCATGTTCTCCACCCTCCTCATGGACCCGAACCGATCGTTCGGCTTGATGGCCTGGTTGATGGGCACCCTGACGTTGCAGGTCTCTCCCGGGCTCACCGTGCTGCTGGGCTACATCCTGGTCGGGCTTGCGCTGCTCTTGACCCAACTGCGCTCACTCAACCTCATGACCCTTGGAGAAGAGGCGGCGCGCTCCTGCGGCGTCGATACGGAGCGGGTGAAGAAGCGGCTCTTCGTGACCTCGGCCCTTGTGACCGGCGCCGTCGTGTCCGTGAGCGGGATGATCGGCTTCGTCGGCATGGTGGTCCCGCATGCCGTGCGGTTGTTGTTCGGCGCGGACCACCGGCTCCTGTTTCCGGCCTCTGCGCTGGTCGGGGGCATGGCCCTGCTGGTTGCGGACACAGCGGCAAGGACGCTGCTCGCACCCACCGAGATTCCGGTGGGGATTGTCACGGCGCTCGCCGGTGGACCCCTCTTTCTCTATCTCCTGCTCTGGCGAAGGGATCGGCTGGCGTGA
- a CDS encoding ABC transporter substrate-binding protein, whose protein sequence is MSCVRLHQRSVRSLLAWLLLTSTLLLAVRSADAAERIFVDDLRRSVSVPDQAARIVSLAPSLTELLFSIGLDREIVAVTPFCDYPPQAATKPKVGYTNPSLEALLGHDPDLILAPREFMRADLLGTLEQLRIPVLVFSAGSVADIIAHLQTLGRIFHRESQADIVATAIRQQIAAIKSKVRALPPRRVLYVLNSHPLITVGPGSFIHELIGLAGGLNAAADAAMPYPRLSMEVVLKEDPEVLLFPVGKAEGISPGEQQVWKRWPDLSAVQQGRLRSVPSDLLNRPGPRIGDGLEALARAIHPEAFAGEPQP, encoded by the coding sequence GTGTCCTGTGTCCGGCTTCACCAACGGTCAGTTCGCTCGCTCCTCGCATGGCTGCTCCTCACGAGCACCCTCCTCCTTGCGGTTCGATCGGCTGATGCGGCTGAACGGATCTTCGTCGATGATCTCCGTCGTTCCGTTTCTGTCCCGGACCAGGCTGCGCGCATCGTCTCCCTCGCTCCCAGTTTGACCGAGCTGCTCTTCTCGATCGGCCTGGACCGGGAGATCGTCGCGGTCACGCCGTTTTGCGACTATCCTCCGCAAGCGGCCACGAAACCCAAAGTCGGGTATACGAATCCCAGCCTTGAGGCGCTTCTCGGCCATGATCCCGATCTGATCCTGGCGCCGCGGGAGTTCATGAGGGCGGACCTGCTCGGCACACTCGAGCAGTTGCGCATCCCGGTGCTCGTGTTCTCGGCCGGTTCCGTCGCGGATATCATCGCGCATCTCCAGACCCTCGGGCGGATCTTTCATCGTGAGTCTCAGGCTGACATCGTCGCGACCGCCATCAGGCAGCAGATCGCTGCGATCAAGTCCAAAGTCCGTGCCCTTCCGCCGCGGCGTGTCCTCTATGTCCTGAACAGCCATCCGCTCATCACGGTCGGGCCGGGCAGTTTCATCCATGAATTGATCGGTCTGGCCGGCGGGCTCAATGCCGCAGCCGACGCGGCGATGCCATACCCTCGCCTCAGCATGGAGGTGGTGTTGAAGGAAGACCCGGAGGTGTTGCTTTTTCCGGTCGGGAAGGCGGAAGGGATCTCGCCCGGCGAGCAACAGGTCTGGAAGCGATGGCCCGATCTTTCTGCCGTGCAGCAGGGCCGGCTCCGTTCCGTTCCGTCCGATCTGTTGAACCGTCCCGGCCCCAGAATCGGCGACGGATTGGAAGCCCTGGCTCGGGCGATCCATCCGGAGGCCTTTGCCGGGGAGCCACAACCGTGA
- a CDS encoding type II toxin-antitoxin system VapC family toxin, with protein MIIVPDASVILKWVLEKEDESDYPQALQLQQALLAQEVEIRLPTLWRYEVGNVLGLKQSALATELMSALLAYEFEEVPLRTEYSLAVLEHMHEVKGVTFYDSAYHVLALRTKGLYLTADTAYEKRARRKGHVALLREWREP; from the coding sequence ATGATTATCGTCCCTGACGCGTCTGTCATTTTGAAGTGGGTGTTGGAGAAAGAGGACGAATCCGATTATCCTCAGGCCTTGCAGCTTCAACAAGCGCTCCTCGCTCAGGAGGTCGAGATTCGATTGCCGACTCTGTGGCGATACGAAGTCGGAAATGTATTGGGCCTGAAGCAGTCGGCCTTGGCTACGGAATTAATGAGCGCCCTTCTTGCCTATGAATTCGAAGAGGTTCCGCTCAGGACCGAGTACAGCCTGGCGGTGCTCGAACATATGCATGAGGTCAAGGGCGTCACTTTCTATGATTCCGCTTATCATGTCCTCGCGTTGCGCACCAAAGGACTGTATCTCACGGCCGATACGGCCTACGAAAAGCGGGCAAGACGAAAGGGCCATGTGGCGCTGCTACGGGAATGGCGAGAACCGTAA